aaaccagAAAGAACTATTTTTAGCAAGTTATCAGTTATATGAATACATATGCAAATGAGATCACAATAAAAATTTATCTAACTACCTAATAAATTAGGAGGAACAGATTGGATAGACCAGGATTAAAGTACTAATTTTATTATGCTAATTATAAACCTTGAGATTTTGATATTTCTGCATCTCAGACCTCAGAGAAATGTAGCTTATCTACTCCAGGAGCTGGtaatggaagaaaagaaatacaggaGTCATTATTTCAATGTTTTAGGCCACAATTAAATGAGCTTGGACCTCCGTCCTGTAATTTGTCTCAGtcatccttttgttttcttacagaaatCTGAGTTCTGGTCAAATCATCCTGTGTGATGTAAAGCTCTCCTGCTGTCAATGCAGCAGGCTCGAGTCTCTAatgaaaatctctttttctacAGAAACTTAGAGAAAGTTGCCAGTATTGGCTCCTAAAATGAATGTAAGGTTAAGGTGTGTGGGGTTAAAACCAACCTATTCTCCTTTACCATGTCTTGTTCTAGAAGAAAACCAGTGTGAGCTGCTTCAGAACAATGGTCTGCCACTTATGATTCAGGTATTGACAGAATCTCAGGACGAGGAACTCATCAAAGCTGCTACTTTTGTGCTGCAGAACTGCAGACACATGAGTAAGCTTGCAGATATTTCTTTCCAAATGGTTCTGTCCATCTctgtgttctgctgcttccccaaGTGATTTTAACTGTGGCAGCTTTGTAATTCTGTGTACTCCAAGAgatgtttgttttctgcataGAAAGTTGCTTATTTGTCATCAAGAACTGACTTAGGCAgcaaaaagagaagtaaaaattCCAAGAGTGTTGCAGTAATGCATCTTTCCCAGTTCTGATTCTCCAAAATACCTGGTTTGTTTGCAAGGCCATGGTTTGAAACTTGTTTCCAGTTCAGTCTCTCTCAAGAACACCTTCTCTATTCCATGGCATAGCTCAGTCAGCAGACCTTATCTCTGAGTTTGCAAACAGATGTTTGAGACTATGTGAGCTTTCAGTCAGACTTTGAGAATCCTCTGTAATTCCATTTCTCACAGACAGGCCACTGGTTTCCTGGAGCCTCCCCAGTCCTGTGCTAACACTCCCTGTTTTCTACAGCCACAAGCAGATAGAAAGGTTTGTCTAAGGCAGGAAGGCTCAATGCCAGTGCACTGactaatttctgttttaaatctTCAAACTTCTGCTCATCTTTTCCCCTCCCAATCTCACCTTCTACTAGCTTTTCATACGAGAGCTTGAGGGCCTGAGTGTACCCTTTGACCCACAGCCTACAATATCCCAACAAGTCTAAAAGTCTGCTAATCTCTCTCTTGGTTTTCGCTTGCAGGAGTGAGACTATCCCCTTAATTCTTTCAGGATTCAGTCTCTGGTTCCCTTGAGAAATTATATGTCCTAAGTATTTTACCTCACATCCTACAAATTGAAGTTTCCCCTTTGATACCCTCAGTCCTTGGTTTCCCAGAAAATTTAATAATGCTATGGTGGATTCCTGAGCCTTCTTTTCATCTTCTCCTGAGAGAAGTAAATTATCCACATACTGGAGAAGTTTTATTTCAGGTGTGGTTGAGAAAAGTTGTAGTACTTCCCCTAGTGCTTGACCGAATAAATCTGGGGATTCAGAAAATCCTTGGGGCAGCCTTGTACACATACACCACTGATTCACCACCTGCTACAGCCTCTGTAGGTTTGATTGATCTGATGTGTGTTTGCAGTTAAAAACCCCACTATTCTGCCTAGTCCTTCCCTTTAATTTGACTCACAAGCTTCCCTTTTGCATCTCCCTCATTCCCCACATCTTTACTCTCATTGGTTACACCAGGGCTCCAACCCATTTTATTTCTAGTTAATCTGATTAGGTAAGAACCTGGGATTGTGATGTCATTGCATTAGCAGAAGGAAGTAATACTTCCTGCAGGAAAGATGACAATTTTTACCTTTGAGAAGCAAGTCATGATCTGACTGGAAGATTAAAACAGAGCAAGCCAAACTGTGGTAGTAACACCAACTCAttctgcaggagcacagctcaAAGAGGGAATTATGGCTCATGGACTGCAGGTAAGAAAGCAAAATGTCCTTGTGTTTGCTTATTTGCCTGGAGGGGGCTTTGGCTGAAGGGGGGGAAAGGTCAGCTTTAGCAAAAATAGCAGAACATTAGAAATACTGACTGTGTTTCTTCTATTTACTTGGCAGAAAAGATGGCTTTCAGAGCAGAGGCATCTTGATAGACTCACTTTTCTACAAATGCATGACATTATTTGACTTTAACATAGCTATATTCATATTCTTTCATTCTGTGCTGATGAAACAATACTTATGAATTCCTCTACTGTACAAAATTGCTGTAgttcattttgttgttttttctgaaaCTCAGAAATCGACATCAGTAATTGAACAACAGATGATACTGAAACTAAATGAAACAATTAATTCCTCAAGTTGTAAACTCATGAGTTAAAAATTTAATGATTTTGTATGATAGTTTAGTAGATTTCTTTAGTATTATGGGCTGTCACTGTAGTATTCAGCAATATGCCACAAAGCAAAGGCTTTAATGAGCCTGTAAGGCAGGTTGCTGTGGTGCTCAAACTGATGCAGTCCTTCAAGTTCTGGTTTTGAACCTTCCATTAGGCTTTAAGAAATGCTTCAGACAGAGGATATTGCAGCAGATATTGTTTGTACCCAAGATTCTCAGTGAGCAGAGTTGTTAAACCAAGTAACAGCTACAAAGCTGCACTGCTAGACTAGCTCTAAGCAGTAATGACTGTTTACATCTGTGTGCCTCAAGATTACCTTTATTCCACGGTTACATGCACACAGACAAAGCTCATCCCTCACCTGAGCTGAAGCAGTTGCAGTGTCACTCATCAAGTGCAGCAGGAAGCTCAGTTTTGGTAAGAAAGCTGACCTTCCCCTTGCTGTGCAGAAGAAATGCTGTGCATTTAGAAATGCAACAGCAGATTGTAAAGCTGAAGTCCATTAAATACCACAGTCAGGATCATGATTAGGCAAAAGAAGCTGCTCAAATTGCAGAGAGAATTATCACTGCATTTAAGCTGCAGTTAAGTAGAATGCAATAGACATGGGAATCTTGgagacaaaacaaacccaaacagaacAACACAAACAGCACTTTTATACTGGTGTCAGTGACTATCCTTAAAGGTGCTTTTTTTTGATACTTCAAATGATACAGAGATGGTGTTTATGTGTTCCAGTAGTCTCAAATAATCATTGTCTTTGACCAATGCTTCTAATTCAGTCAGAATCTCATTCCCAGCATGAGCAGCCTCCCAGAGGCAGAAATGGGCCAGTTTTGAGCTGCCCAGCTGGGCTGACCAAACACCAAAGCATGAGCAGCTCTGCACTCACTGAAGCTGCTCTCAGTGCTGTGGCACAGCCCAAGGCACAGCCCATGCCAGTGTCACTGCCAGCGTCTCTCCACGATCAACGAGGCACGAACAAACCTGAGCTATGGGCACCCTCTGCAGCTTCCCCTCTTCTCACTGCCATCCCAAAGCTTCTCCTTTTGGGTGAGCCATCTCCCCTGTCCTCTGAGAGAGTTAATGGCTGGAATGTCAAAGGCTCAGCTGTGAAATCATGCTTGGCAGGCAAAGCTTTCTCTTTTACACAGTGGAGAACGATGGTCAAAGTAGAGCAGCACCCCAAAGTGACATGCTGACCTGGAATCCCAATCTCCTTGccttacattttaatttttgcttgtcTACCACACAAGCAAGCTACTGAGCTCTGCAGAAGGGCAAATGGAACAAGAGGGAAGGTTGCTATTATTTTGGGTGGCTTTTTTAATGAGTTGATGATAGCCAAGAATTGATTTCATAATGAGTGGGGCAAAGTACTTGTTATGCATTCACAACTCCATTCACAACTCAGCCACCAGCTCCAGTTATCAGATTGTGAATTGTTCTAGCAGAAAGATCAAAAactctcagaaatatttttattttgacacaTTATTGGAggggaggaattttttcctcaCACTGTCACAGACTGGAAGCTTTTTCTTGAATGACTTTGTTGCTAGTTTTAGatgtatttcccttttccttgcagATAAGAGATGAGGAAAGTGGCTAcaacaaaaatctgttttgcatTCCTAAGCATTATGAAGAGGATTTAGAAAGAGTCTTCATTCCTCATGGACTCATCCTGGACAGGTATGAGGGTAAACAGAAAAGAATAGGGACAGTGATGCCAATTTTTGTCCCTCCAAATGAAAAAAGCCTGAGGTCCTGCCCTGTGCAGCCCATGAGAAACGGGGAAACCCTGCAGCCCAAACACTTCTGTCCTAAAGTCTGGTATAAGAGGGGGTTCATGGAGAGGATTCCTCTGCAAGCCCAGTCAAGCTTCCATGTTCCATCAACTATCTTCAAGCCCAGCTATCCTGCAATATTTGTGTTTATGGGTTAAATCTGCTTATGCTGTGCAAATACCTAATTTATTTTCCTACGACTTGCTGTGCTCACAATTTGCTAGTTATAAAAACCTAACAGCAAGATCAGAGTTTTTACTTGAACATTGCTTAATAGATGCACAAACAGCTCTGATACACAGAACACTTTCcagaattgccttttttttccttctttctcccagGACAGAGCGTTTGGCTCGAGATATCATGCAAGACATGGGAAGTCATCCCATTGTTGCACTCTGTGTCCTTAAAGGAGGCTATAAATTCTTTGCTGATTTGCTGGACCATATAAAAGCACTGAATCAAAATGGTGATAAATCTGTGCCCGTTACCGTGGATTTTGTCAGAATAAAAAGCTACTGTGTGagtaactttcttttctttggaaaattgaCTCTCTCCATAGACTGGCATTCTAAATACTGATGGTTTGTGTGAGAACCCCACAAAAATTGAGTTTATGTGTACATTCTCTTCAAATTACATACTAAAAAGGAACTGATTTACTGGTCTGCCCCAAAGGGTGGATATTATATATTCACTGGAAGAAACATAGCAGAACACTCAACATGACAGAGCCAGGGGCAGATCTCAAACTCCTTCCTCTTGCAAGAAGCAAGAGCAGCTCACCTTTCAAACAAATACAGGACAACACTTTGGGGCATGCTTTATGTGACTtccatctcttctttctccttctagAATGAGTCACCTGcagaaaaaatcagttttattggAGAGGAGCTGTCTACACTAAGTGGGAAGGTATGAATTGGCATCTTcagcttttaaaggaaaacaactgTTCCTGTGtattttccaggaaatccatcTTTATTAAAGATTTTGATACTGCATACTTCCAGCCTCTTAACACTGATTTAAAATGCTGGGCTTTGAAACAGTGAATAATTCCCACTGATCTCAGTGGAAACTTGAAGTGATCAGCAATGAGTGCTCCCAAAGGTCCcattccccattttattccagAACCCCCAGAAATGAACCACACTCAACTGATTCATTCAGTGCCTCTAGAATACAGTGCTGTACACAGAGCAAGATATAGACCTGACACAGGTGCCTTTATCACCATATTTTAAGCTTTCATAAATACTTACAAAAAGACTCTTCAGTAAGCATCAAAGTCAGTCAGTAGTTCAAGTGACAATCTCCTTTGAAAATCAAGGCAATTTCCTTGTAACTGAGGGTTTTAGTGTGCTTTTCTTGGCTGTATGGTTTGCTGAAAATTGccatttaagtatttttttttctttcccttctttccctatGTAATCTCTTCCAGAATGTGTTAGTAGTAGAGGTAAGTAATGACTGAAGGAGGGGTGGAATGACACAgattcttttctcccttcttttcaaatgaatacatattacatataaaataataattaatgaagTTACTGGGCTGCCAGGTTGGTATGCTCTAATTTAATCCACTGACAGtctgattttcctttcaaacttgaaggataatttttttttttatcac
The window above is part of the Poecile atricapillus isolate bPoeAtr1 chromosome 34, bPoeAtr1.hap1, whole genome shotgun sequence genome. Proteins encoded here:
- the LOC131590720 gene encoding hypoxanthine-guanine phosphoribosyltransferase-like isoform X1, with the translated sequence MLTWNPNLLIRDEESGYNKNLFCIPKHYEEDLERVFIPHGLILDRTERLARDIMQDMGSHPIVALCVLKGGYKFFADLLDHIKALNQNGDKSVPVTVDFVRIKSYCNESPAEKISFIGEELSTLSGKNVLVVEDIIETGRTMKALLSKIKDKKPRMVKVVSLLIKRTCQSPGYRPDYRGFEIPDKSVVGYALDYNEYFRDLNHICILKENAKEKYRM
- the LOC131590720 gene encoding hypoxanthine-guanine phosphoribosyltransferase-like isoform X2, translated to MAHGLQIRDEESGYNKNLFCIPKHYEEDLERVFIPHGLILDRTERLARDIMQDMGSHPIVALCVLKGGYKFFADLLDHIKALNQNGDKSVPVTVDFVRIKSYCNESPAEKISFIGEELSTLSGKNVLVVEDIIETGRTMKALLSKIKDKKPRMVKVVSLLIKRTCQSPGYRPDYRGFEIPDKSVVGYALDYNEYFRDLNHICILKENAKEKYRM